In the Phaeobacter gallaeciensis genome, one interval contains:
- a CDS encoding HdaA/DnaA family protein yields MAQQLSFDLPAKTALGRDDFFVAPSNAMAVALLDPGFSWPSGKLVLTGPAGSGKTHLAHVWASQSGARIVSAADLTEAMVPELATAPVVLEDVPQIASDKSAQEALFHLHNLVLANGFALMMTGRAAPNLWGLSLPDLQSRVQAATHAELQPPDDALLAVVLAKLFNDRQITPKPDVIPYLVAHMDRSFAAAARIVEQLDRLSLAEKRNLSRPLAVRLMSEDRSVAGETRIAGTGG; encoded by the coding sequence ATGGCGCAACAACTCAGCTTTGACCTGCCCGCCAAAACGGCTTTGGGCCGGGACGACTTTTTTGTCGCCCCGTCGAATGCCATGGCTGTGGCGCTGCTGGATCCGGGGTTTTCATGGCCCAGTGGCAAACTGGTTCTGACCGGTCCTGCCGGATCGGGAAAGACGCATCTGGCCCATGTCTGGGCCAGCCAGTCCGGCGCCCGGATCGTATCGGCGGCAGATCTGACCGAGGCGATGGTGCCCGAGCTGGCAACCGCGCCCGTGGTCCTGGAGGACGTGCCGCAGATCGCCTCTGACAAATCCGCCCAGGAGGCCCTGTTTCACCTGCACAACTTGGTGCTGGCGAACGGGTTTGCCCTGATGATGACGGGGCGCGCGGCACCCAACCTTTGGGGGCTGAGCCTGCCGGACCTGCAAAGCCGTGTTCAGGCCGCCACACATGCCGAGCTGCAGCCGCCGGACGATGCCTTGTTGGCTGTGGTTCTGGCGAAGCTCTTCAATGACCGCCAGATCACCCCGAAACCCGACGTGATCCCCTATCTTGTGGCCCATATGGATCGTTCGTTTGCTGCGGCAGCCCGGATCGTCGAACAACTAGACCGGCTGTCGCTGGCGGAAAAACGCAACCTGTCGCGCCCCCTGGCGGTGCGGCTGATGTCCGAAGACCGCAGTGTTGCGGGCGAAACCCGGATTGCCGGGACCGGCGGTTGA